A part of Gossypium hirsutum isolate 1008001.06 chromosome A07, Gossypium_hirsutum_v2.1, whole genome shotgun sequence genomic DNA contains:
- the LOC107929856 gene encoding homeobox protein ATH1, with protein sequence MENDMFSIPRPMVSQNSVVINGIPPETITNNSVVESNLFNQINQNQTLVGFPVLPLVQGEFGGDLCSDLHVSNHARFFDSNALIASVGRKVASDASLDSSGLEHNIEFHEQFIGRTPVSSTPPASCGLQENLNELAIVAPSINPQDFRNYSSTECSDGINSTTVTSVNSVLNEVFGSMTNKWDFEKFPGPLEHVGKTTLKTAFQPYSSIGCPDPNSWMAPNGANMSLNYPCGSSKNSNELSLSLATSLPGVICGNNIPDQSSEINCCLNTTRLGSEQTSSNAKELSLSFGSDGPVQVLHLISGSRYLHAVQEILAQIANYSLDSLEQMSVGPGATMPFSSSCLAGRWMAVMDSNDCPNVDGDTEVQLEAELQKRTVEAKKTQLLTLLQVVDDRYSQCLDEIHTVISAFHAATELDPRVHASFALHTISFLYKNLRERISNQILAMGANFNSECSRDREKSFQNSFIQEQWALQQLKKKDQIWRPQRGLPEKSVSVLRAWMFQNFLHPYPKDAEKHLLAIKSGLTRSQVSNWFINARVRLWKPMIEEMYSEMNKRKARQNEEGTKSNPRSQISINHQRFNFN encoded by the exons ATGGAGAATGATATGTTCAGCATTCCACGACCTATGGTGAGCCAAAATTCTGTTGTTATCAATGGGATTCCACCAGAGACGATCACTAATAATTCAGTAGTTGAGTCCAACTTGTTTAACCAGATCAACCAAAATCAGACTCTAGTTGGATTTCCCGTGCTTCCCTTGGTGCAAGGAGAGTTTGGCGGTGATCTGTGTTCTGATCTCCATGTATCTAATCATGCCAGATTCTTCGACTCTAATGCATTGATTGCATCTGTTGGAAGAAAGGTTGCCAGTGATGCTTCACTTGACAGTTCGGGTTTGGAACATAACATTGAGTTTCATGAGCAGTTTATTGGCAGGACACCTGTTTCTTCAACTCCACCTGCAAGCTGTGGTCTTCAAGAAAACTTAAACGAGTTAGCAATCGTAGCGCCTTCGATCAACCCTCAGGATTTCAGGAATTACTCTTCAACTGAATGTTCTGATGGTATAAATTCTACCACAGTAACCTCGGTGAATAGTGTATTGAATGAAGTTTTTGGTAGTATGACAAATAAATGGGATTTTGAGAAGTTTCCTGGTCCTCTTGAGCATGTTGGCAAAACCACATTGAAGACTGCATTTCAACCATATTCGTCTATAGGATGTCCAGATCCAAACAGTTGGATGGCACCTAATGGTGCAAATATGAGCCTGAATTATCCTTGTGGTTCCTCAAAAAATAGTAATGAGCTCTCGTTAAGTCTTGCAACATCTCTTCCTGGTGTTATCTGTGGGAATAATATACCCGATCAGTCCTCCGAAATTAACTGTTGCTTGAATACAACAAGGTTAGGTTCAGAACAAACCTCTTCCAATGCTAAGGAGCTTTCTCTGAGTTTTGGTTCCGATGGACCCGTTCAAGTATTACACTTAATATCGGGATCTAGATATCTTCATGCAGTTCAAGAAATACTTGCTCAAATTGCAAACTATTCACTTGATAGTCTAGAGCAGATGAGTGTTGGACCTGGAGCAACTATGCCGTTCTCCTCAAGTTGTCTAGCTGGAAGATGGATGGCAGTGATGGATTCAAATGATTGTCCCAATGTTGATGGTGACACTGAGGTTCAGTTAGAGGCAGAATTACAAAAACGGACTGTCGAGGCCAAAAAAACCCAACTGCTGACTTTACTTCAAGTG GTTGATGACAGATACAGTCAATGCTTGGATGAGATCCATACGGTTATATCTGCATTCCATGCTGCAACTGAGTTGGACCCCCGGGTGCATGCTAGTTTTGCTCTACATACGATCTCTTTCTTATACAAGAACCTTAGAGAGAGGATCAGCAACCAAATCCTAGCCATGGGAGCAAATTTCAACAGTGAATGCAGTAGAGATAGGGAAAAATCTTTTCAGAATTCATTCATCCAGGAGCAATGGGCGTTACAGCAGCTAAAGAAGAAGGATCAAATATGGAGACCGCAGAGAGGGTTGCCTGAAAAATCTGTCTCGGTTTTACGTGCGTGGATGTTTCAGAACTTTCTTCACCC GTATCCAAAGGATGCAGAGAAACATTTACTTGCAATAAAAAGTGGGTTAACGAGGAGCCAG GTCTCTAATTGGTTCATAAATGCTCGTGTTCGGCTTTGGAAGCCAATGATAGAGGAAATGTATTCGGAGATGAACAAACGAAAAGCTCGACAAAATGAGGAAGGAACCAAGAGCAACCCCAGAAGCCAGATAAGCATCAACCATCAAAGATTTAACTTCAATTAA
- the LOC107929863 gene encoding protein NDL1 — protein sequence MEFSSDSVSIDMETISLGGKEYLVKTRLGTVSVVVFGDQDKPALVTYPDLALNHISCFQGLFFSPEASSLLLHNFCIYHISPPGHELGAASIVSDDFSPSVDDLADQIVEVLNFFGLGAVMCMGVTAGAYILTLFAMKYRQRVLGLILVSPLCRAPSWTEWLLNKVMSNFLYFYGMCGMAKELLLKRYFSKEVRGSVLVPESDIVQACRRLLDERQSINVCRFLDAMNERPDLSEGLRKLYCRSLIFVGENSPFHSEALHMTSKLDRRYSALVEVQACGSMVTEEQPHAMLIPIEYFLMGYGLYRPTLSISPRSPLSPSCISPELLSPESMGLKLKPIRTRISL from the exons ATGGAATTTTCTAGCGATTCGGTTTCCATTGATATGGAAACGATCTCTCTAGGCGGCAAG GAGTACCTTGTGAAAACTCGCCTCGGTACGGTTTCTGTTGTTGTGTTCGGAGACCAAGATAAGCCGGCTCTTGTTACTTATCCGGATTTAGCTCTAAATC ATATCTCCTGTTTCCAAGGCTTGTTCTTTTCTCCAGAAGCTAGTTCCTTACTCCTGCACAACTTTTGCATATATCATATAAGTCCTCCAGGGCATGAG TTGGGAGCTGCCTCGATTGTCTCTGATGACTTTAGTCCTTCCGTCGATGACTTGGCAGATCAGATTGTTGAGGTTCTCAACTTtttcgg GCTTGGTGCTGTAATGTGCATGGGAGTTACAGCTGGAGCATATATTCTTACCTTATTTGCT ATGAAATACAGACAACGAGTCCTTGGGTTAATACTCGTTTCACCCCTCTGCAGAGCACCTTCATGGACGGAATGGTTGTTAAATAAG GTGATGTcgaattttctttatttctatgGCATGTGTGGCATGGCGAAGGAGTTATTGCTTAAGCGGTACTTCAGTAAG GAAGTTCGTGGTAGTGTTCTAGTACCAGAATCTGATATAGTTCAGGCATGCAGAAGA CTGCTAGATGAGAGGCAGAGTATAAATGTTTGCCGGTTCCTTGATGCAATGAATGA GAGACCTGACCTGAGCGAAGGATTAAGAAAACTATATTGCCGTTCGCTAATATTTGTTGGGGAGAACTCACCGTTCCATTCCGAGGCTCTTCACATGACATCGAAATTAGATAGAAGATACAGTGCCCTAGTGGAG GTTCAGGCATGCGGGTCAATGGTGACGGAGGAGCAACCCCATGCCATGTTGATACCAATAGAGTACTTTCTAATGGGATATGGTTTATACCGACCAACTCTAAGCATTAGCCCGAGAAGCCCTTTGAGTCCATCTTGCATCTCTCCGGAGCTTCTTTCACCGGAAAGCATGGGACTGAAGTTGAAACCGATTAGAACCCGGATTTCTTTGTAA